Proteins from one Chiloscyllium punctatum isolate Juve2018m chromosome 4, sChiPun1.3, whole genome shotgun sequence genomic window:
- the rtn1a gene encoding reticulon-1a isoform X4: MQTSADSAKMECLWSCWKNHVIDLLYWRDIKQTGIVFGSVLLLLFSLTQFSVVSVIAYLALAALSATISFRIYKSVLQAVQKTDEGHPFKAYLDMDATLSEEQIQKYADSALVYVNSTVKELRRLFLVQDLVDSLKFAVLMWLLTYVGAIFNGLTLMIMAVVSMFTLPVVYEKYQAQIDQYLGLVRTHVNSVVAKIQAKIPGAKRKTE; this comes from the exons TTATTGACCTGCTGTACTGGCGTGACATCAAGCAGACAGGAATTGTCTTTGGAAGTGTGCTTCTTCTGTTGTTTTCACTCACCCAGTTCAGCGTTGTGAGTGTCATAGCTTACCTGGCACTTGCAGCACTCTCTGCTACAATCAGCTTCAGAATTTATAAATCAGTGTTACAGGCTGTGCAGAAGACTGATGAAGGACATCCCTTTAA AGCTTATTTGGATATGGATGCCACCCTCTCCGAAGAGCAGATTCAAAAGTATGCTGATTCTGCACTGGTGTACGTAAACAGTACTGTCAAAGAGCTGCGACGACTGTTTCTTGTGCAAGACCTTGTGGATTCTCTGAAA TTTGCAGTACTGATGTGGCTGTTGACCTATGTTGGAGCTATCTTCAATGGCTTGACCTTGATGATTATGG CTGTCGTTTCTATGTTTACCTTGCCTGTTGTATATGAGAAATACCAG GCACAAATCGACCAGTATTTGGGACTGGTGAGGACCCATGTTAATTCTGTGGTGGCAAA GATTCAAGCCAAAATACCAGGAGCAAAACGAAAGACTGAGTAA